A region of the Mus musculus strain C57BL/6J chromosome X, GRCm38.p6 C57BL/6J genome:
CAATCTGAAGATAAAATACAAGCAGCAGACCCGAAGAAACTGGCCCTTTCCCCTTAAATGCCACATCAAAATTCTAAATCTCAGATCTCCATTGGAAGATTTTTCCATAGCTCCACTCTGAGAAATATGTTGACCACCTTCTTTGAATTAGTGAGGTCTGACTTGAGCACATCGTCTCATCGAGTATATGTGTAGAATCACAATAAAACTGAACCTGAGCTGGACGGGCACTTCAGAGAAGATCCTCAGCAGAAATTCACTGGTACGGCCATGTTGGAACATGGTTGGAACAAGCACGTAGCTGCCCTTCTTCAGATACTTGCTCAGAAACACAGTACGGGTGTCGATATAAGTGGAAGTCCCAGCACGCTCCTGAATATACAGATGGTGAAGACGGAACCTTCGGTTCATCTCCACCTAGAaacaaagaagatgaagaagtgcATCCTGTTAAAATCAGAGCTTTTATGATAGAAGGTCCCACTTCCACTCTCTTCTTATCCCTTCATAATTCTCTTAACTCTAAAATCTAGCTTAGAATCTGAATGATCATATTCTCTTTGCTCCAAATGCTGTTCTTACCTTGAAGAGCTCAAAACCAATGATGTAATTATCAGGTCTTCCCATTCGGCGGTAAGTGCGTAGGTCCTTCTGTTGCAGTGACATGATGACTTTATGGCCATCCTCGGGCACAGTGAAAATGTACTGAGAAAAGGGGGTCATCAAAGAGATGAATTAGCAATCCCATTTAAGATAAACTAGCTGAAATTTTGTGGGATAAAATTCTTTTATAGGAAGCAGAGTCTCAGGTTAATTTCTGGGCTTTACTATTGACCAGACAATGATGTAATGGAAAATTAATTCACTACTAAGTAAAGCTCATTATACTAGCTTCTCCCTATGGCATCTGGCATGTACTGAAAACTCTATTTTTAGAGCTTTGGTGCCAAGGAGGGTAAGTTTTAATATGCATGTTCCTGATAAGTTATTCATTTCTTCCCGTTATTGTACCCTTGTGTTTAAAGCTATATGCAGAAAACATTTCAGAATTCATAAAGACAGAAAGCATTCTTATTCCTCTCAACCAGACTTTGCCATACAGCCCTGGATAGATTCATAAAGCCATCCCAGACATTTGAGCAACCCAGGTAAGGGCCCCAAAGGTCAATCTTGTATATACATCTACAGAGAAGCCACTCTCCAAGTTTGATACGGGAGCTTGGTAGTTACCTGAAACTTTTCTACATAGGGAAAGGGTAATGATAATGAAGATTCTTGAAGGGCAATTAAGAtggaaagggaaaacaaaattatAAGTTAAGTAAACCAGTTTTCTGAACCTCAGTGTTCTACAAAATGCATAGGTAATGAGATCTATAGGAAGAAGAAATATGCCCATGGACAGTGAGCCAGAGTTATGTCGGCTATGCTGTAAGCATATCTTCATACAGGTTATTATAAATTCAGACTTGGGGTGCTTTGAGAGAGTCTTGTTGGTTTCCTGGAATGTGCCTGGTCagacatataatataatatgaatgTGGTGGTAAATAGACTGAAGTGACAGGGTAGTGATTTAAATCCTGAAGGGGAAAATGACCTCATTCCAGAAGAGAAAAATGCAGGTTCTAATGATGGTTTTCAGAAGGGTAACCTACATGAAAAGGACTACAAGATTCATGTGTGATGTATCAGGTGAACAATTGGGCAGTAAAGGCAAATGAGGAAGGACTGAGACAGCATCTGTAAGCAGATCCCCACTCTGCTGTGTTGAGACCATCACCAGAAAACATGGGGTTAAGTTGTAACATTCAGAGAGAGAGGCAGCTAGAGAAACTGAGATTTGAAAATGTTGCCAAGTTAAGTGTCTGCAAAGAGACCTTGTCTTCTGGGTCTTACAAGCATCTGAGTCAATCTCTGGGGATTGTGGTTGATGAATATTATGCAATAGATTTGAAACCCTGATGCTAAATGAATACTCCAGAGAGGAGCAAAGTGAGATCTGACTCTTACTGGCTGGATAGCTCGGAGGAAAAGGACAATAAGGACAATAATTGACTCTAACCTGAGGATTCTGCAAGAAGGTATCACGGTTGTTATAGCAACCTCCTGATCGGTTCATCAGAGGGTCATCATCCACAGTCCAACATCCCACCACTGATTCCAGCTCCTTGCGGCCAAAAACAGGATTATTCACATTGCGGCAGACATTCAGTTTGTGAAAGTTGTGGCAAAAATCTTCCAGACTCATCCTAAATGGAAGGAAtcggaaaagaaatgaaaatagcaCTTAATATGCATTTTTAGTAAGAGATCCAAATTTCTTGATGCAGAAAGATTTCTCACCAAAATTCTCCATCATCAGACATAACAAGTCCTAGGTTCTTGCGATCTGTTACAGTCAGTTGCTGCCACTCCTCTGAACTAAAagcaaataaagaataaaagagtAAGTCATTATTCTTTCCAGGATGTCAAAAGAAGAGAATGCACAACGACTAggcttactttattttatttctggctCGATTGCAGACCACATGGCTGACTAAAGCCCAGAAATGTCTCTGTTATTTGACAACTCAATAGCAATCTAGAGAGATAGGTTTGGGAAAACTACAGAGCTTAGGAGGTGTAACAATGAAAGTGAAAATACTCACATTTCACTCCAGGGGCCACTCCATTCCTGTCTTCCCAATGGGTTCCTTAGGCGAACCATATACAGCTTCTCAGTACTGAAGACTTCCACAAGTCTTTCTCCGAGACGGAGCTTGCGAATATCAGTCATGGTGTAGGTATAACCCTTCAGTAGTCCCCAGTCTGTTTCAACTTCTTGTTCCTCCTGGCTGGGAGACTGATAGCAAATAAAGATATGTAAGGGCATAAGAATTGGAGAGCCAAGTTCTGGATCCCCTTCTATTTTGGTTGGTTCATCCCAGTATGATTGAATCAAGTTCTCCCCGTGCAGATGGAAATTTGATCCTAATGTCCAATCTACCACATAAGCAAgtcaaagagagaaaataatgtaatataacaacttactttaaaattttaaattccaaACAATCACTTGCCTATATTAATATGAactgtggtttttaaaaatgtggtaaagCGGATTCATTTTTTGAGGGAACAGCTAGCTATACCTTCAATATCCAGGAGCCAAAATGATAGTAATAGCTTACCATAAGGTATTTACACCACCTTTGATGGTGCCTTGGCCCTTAATGAATCGAGTGGTTCaaagggataaaaaaaaaattaacactcCCGAGTCTCCAAGCCAGGACTTAATGCCTATGTAAGCTTTCTGAGTTTAAACACTGACTCTTTTTGTGGGTTTCTGGGTTAAGTACAATGTTCCCTGATAAATTTTGTTATCTTTGGTGGCAGATGTGAGCATCGAGTGATTGTTTAGGGTGAATGCAAACCTCAATGGAGCAGCAAATTAGACCTCCTTTGGTGAACGTTTTGTACAGTTCTCCAAACAGCTTGTACTTCTCCTCAACAAGATCAGTGTATCGTCCTTTCTGCATGTCAATGATTTCAGCCAGTGTGCCAGTGAAGTCCATGATGATATCAGTGATGGTCAGACCATCCAAAGCCTCATAACAGCCCAGCAGCCTGAAAGCAAGTATGCAGTTATCTTGGTGAAATTAGTTCTCCAGTTCAAGGTCGTCATGCTCCCAAGAATGAAAGCAATTCTTGTTCTGACTTTACCAGCTAGTTTTTCCCTGTATATGAAGTGGGAAATGCTTTGAGATTACAATGAAAGCTTTCTAGGCTTAGGCTATGCTGATAAATGCTAGTCCACGTAGAAACTTCTTCCTACAGACAGATGACAGGTAAGGTTAAAAGGAGATGTGAATTCCATGTGAGTTTCAGATTAACAACCTGAAACAATTCATAGGAGACAGGATTTAACAGAAATCCACACATCTGTGAGTTTTGAGAGGCTGGCCTAAGGCTAAAGAAAGGTCTTTAATCTTACTGAGCTTCAGCCAGTTTTAACTGTGTGGTTGAGTAGGGCAGAATGAGTGCCCAAAGACAAATATGGTTTTTCTGTCTTCCTGTATCATGACCACAGACCAGGCAACCCCCTCCTTACTTTGCATACGCTTTTTCCAGTAGAGCATTCCAAAACTCATTCATGGAGGTGGAGAATGAGAAGACCAGATCTCCGTTGATGGTGGGAAGCAAGTCATCAATCACCACCTCGGTCCATTCTCCAAAATGCCAGAAGCGGAAGTGAAAGATTCCAGCGTATTTCTCTGGCTTTCGAGGATCCCATTCCTGATCCTTGTGGTTGGGAATTGCCTGGAGAGGTGAGAGCATTTAGTCAAGGATTCCAAGACTGTATCCATATGTAGAGATGATGGTGAAGTCCCGAGAGAACACTTAATTTTAAGTCTAGATTAGAAAAGCCTAGGGTGTGGCATTTTTTCCCCACAACTTCTGTTTCCATAGGTCAGTTTTGCTGTGTGAGATTTTACCATATCTGCCATTCCCACCCTAAATATGTAGGATACTGGAGAGACAATCAGAGGGGTTCCCATAGATAATCAATAAACTAGACAAGAGATTATGTTCATAGATTTGTAGTCAAATGTTTAAATACATGGACAAGACATTTAAAAGTAATATCAGGATTGGATAAATAGTTCACTGATTGAAAGCATTTACATCAGTActagagtttggatcccagcactcgagTAACAAGCCAGATATCTCTGCAAATGCTTGTGTCACCAGCTCCTCAGATGGGAGAAACAGGAAGATTTAAGGGACTTGATGGCCTCCACGTTAATGGAGGACACATGAGTTCTGGATTTAGAAatagatcctgcctcaaaatgaATAGGTCAAGAGTGcaaaaagaagacaagaaacaccctcttctagcctcaatGCTTGCATATAGAATGCATCCACAAGTATGTattgcacacattcacacaaataagtaataaaataaatcaaatgaatctttaaaattaaaaccagTACAGATACAATTTTTACTCTGGTTTGCCCTACCTAGAATTTCATGTAGATTTATTCAACATAATTCAGATTTTAGTCACGTCATTAATAAAATTCACAATTTTGGAGTtctgtttttattacaattgcacATAACTATTCAAAACATGTTTTTATTGGAAAAATATTCATTGtcctaaataaaacttttttgttcttttggattTTATCTGAATAGTAAGGAAGAAGTTTTGTGCCATTAATAATGTGTTAGAACCTTATCAAGGATCCCTTTCTATCTTTTTCACCTTTTCTGTTATGCATATATGTGCTGATGACTCCCTGGCCCCTACTGGCTTCATAGCAAGTTGGTACAAAGAATATAATATGAAGAAATATCAAGTAAAAACACGACAAATGACAGCGAGTGAGCAATTGGTGTATGTGACAAAGCTATTATGCAAAATGTCATTAGAATCTAGCATACATGGAATGTCACTATAAATCTCAACTTGTCTTTATTTGTAAAATTTCTTACAATGGCAATAAGTTACCTACTTCTATTTTTGAGAGATAGAAGTATCTTGTAATGTTatgagcagatttttttttccttcaagttattcaagaagaaagcagaaatagAGTAACATTCCACAGAAAGGGTAATACCTTTGTCCAGTGTGACTCCTGAACAGCCAAACAGGAAAATGCAGAGATCATTGCCTTGTTCCCCAATCTGCCCTGGATCAGCTGGTGGTTGCTGATGTTGCCCACAATCAGGTGGGGGTCATCAGAAATGTCCTGGGGGATATAGTAATTGGTTATGCAGGAGTCAGGGAGGAGATTTTCAAGAGTTGCTAGAAGCTGAGCTAAGCCTTTACAGAGGAGATGGGATTGAGTGAGGCTACAGATTTTATAGATGGGATAAAGGGAAGGTTAGGGAGATTTCTAGCAAAAACAAAAGGCAGTGAATAACCTAACCACAGAGAAAGAAGACCTTATGGAGAATGAGTGATAAAATGGAAGGAAAGGATGGGGTGAGATAGGACAGCATTGCTGCTGGAAGGCCTTTGTCATTGGCATTTCAGCTACAGCAGTGAACCCTGGAAGACGAGAACTAAGACTTTGCATGCTGCATtctaatctcatttttttttttttggttaggatgAAATTTCCCTGAAGTATCCATGCTTGTGAAAGGGTGATTTCCTTTAAGACACAAGGTCTGATAGAGGTGAACATTAATGCATCTGCCTTTCTAGGAAAATGAGTTAAAAAGCATACAGGAAGTCCTTTTCTAATAGAAAGCAAATCGGTTTCCATAACAATCAGCTTTCCCAACCCTCACCTTTGTATGAATATAAATGacaacaacataaatagtagCTGTTAATAGATTATTCACAGGAATATTTCAACAGAAACTCCCCCTACAGCGCATATTCCAAAAGTATCTGGCCTGTATTGGCGACACTATTTGCTAGGGAAATACATCGGTATTTTTACTTCTGATATCATTAGCTGGGCCATTCCTACTGTGAGTAGGAAAAATGAAAGCCAAATAATGTAATTACAACAAAATGTAATGAAAACAAAATGGAACCACTTTGAAAGCATATTCTATGCCAAGAGAAAAAGTATCCCCAGAGTTCATCTGGTGGTGTACTGGATACTCTAGTGAGTGACTGGGTGCTTGAGTTGACTACTGATAGGTCACTGGACAGGGGAGAAACACTGAGGCATAGCAGACAAAGAAACAGGCATAAGCAAAGAAATATGGGACATCATATAATTGCAGACATGACATGGCTCAGAGCATCAGCACTTGCAGACTTCAAAGACAACAAATCCCAATTAAATATTGATAAATGGAGATATTTTCATGGAAATGGTTATTGGCCCATAAGTTGACATTCTGCATATCCTGCTGAAATAAATCCCAGTTGCAAATGGAAAGGTAATCTAGGTGCAcactctttaaaaattattaaatagaaACAGCTATATTTTTCTGGTACATAATACCTATTTTTTAATGGATATAATTCTTCTTGAAGGGTCTACTTTACAGAATGAAGCATTCCATAGTTATTAAAAGCCAAGATAGCTCTGGAAAGAAGTAGGCATTCTAGGCAGAGACACGTCCAACCTGAAGATTAATTGTGCATCAACCTGCCAGAAGGAGCTAGTTAGGTAGGTTGTCAGCTTTGGATTTTCTGGTCATTTTTGTTTAAGATGCATGTCTGGCGCCTTATCACTTGCCTTTTCTCTTAGAAGACTCCCAAGAAAAATAGACTGCCTTGGTCAGACATTATCATTTTATTTGTAGCAAGATATGAAGTTATGCCCTCAGATCCATATGAAACAGGATTGTTTCCCAGTGTAGAAAGCAGCTGAGTATGGGTAGGTAAAAAATGTGCTTTCATATATTTCAAAGACAAATTCATTGCTGGTTTTATGGAGAGTTACTATGGTTCAAAGTTACTTtgcaatatttttaatttagataAGCAGTAGTCTACATCCAGTCAATGTTTAATGTGTAAACTTCTCACATAAGGGAGCAAAGAGACACATAAGTGTATTCTAAATGAGGAACTAGATGGTTATTATTCTGTTTGTATGAATTGGATATAGTTATTATCAATAGCATAGTCTACAACCTTGtattactttaaatttttgtgtAGAATACCTAGTAGTGGATTTTAAGTCACAGTAACAGTTatagaatatcaaaagcagtgGAAGAAGTGGGTGATCAGATAGGGGCAGCTGCTTGGGTTTTTGATTATCTAGTCACCAGGATATCTGGTCTAAAGCCTTTGATGCTTCAGAAAAGCATCATATTAAAGAAGACTGGCTGACCCATTCCTTTCTCTTTAGCTTGTCAATGATCCTGTATAAGAGAATAATATTGTGCAGCTTCCCCACAGATATTCATCCCTATTTTGTACACTCTGTCcaaaactccattttttttttgcaagatttTCTCAGATCCTTTAGATTAatcctttagaaaaaaaatcctttaggaAAAATCCTTtagattttttagaaaaaaatcactagTAGGCATTGATTTCCAGAATTCAAGTGACTACATATAAATCAGTCTTGTACTATATGCAAGTGGAATGATGTGGAATCATGAAGCAAATCTTACTAAAGACATAGCTGATACATTAAAAGACTAGAAAACAGCTAAGGAGTTAGAAAAGATAAGAAGAAGCCAATGCAAATCTAAAAACTCTGAGAACTTTCCAGAAATGGatcgaaaagaaaagaaaagaagagaaaagaaaagaaaaagaaaaagaaaaagaaaaaagaaaaggctcttAAGCGATTTTTAATATGTATTGGGACACACTGTATAGCTTCCTTTTGAAGTTAAAGAAGGAAAGTTGTGGGTGTTTTTCTGTAACTCCAAGCTGAGGCTCTGAGCATCCATGGGACATTTCAGCCTGAGCCATGCTGGTGTGGTAAGAATGGAGGTCAGTGAGAGGACGCAACTCTCATATCCATAATATCAGGGTGTCTTGAGAGTAGTGGAGAGATGTAGGAGATGCTGTGTTCCTAATGgctccagatgtgctggcagAGTTGAAGGGATTCTTGAACTGAGATGTTTGGCAAAGCAAAGTCATTTCTTAGGTAGAGTATACATAATACTAAGAATTTGAACATAAGAAAAACTGGAGTTCTTCCCAAATACTATCACTCCAAGATAAATGTTCTGTAAAGAAGGGACATTTTCTAGGAAATATATTCTCTTGGCTGAACATTGAGGGACATCTCAATTAGTCTCACCTCATCCCTGTTCCCAGAAATTCCTGATGGGATCTCAATGATGAGATCTATAACCCTGCAAAGTTCACTTTACTTGCATCAATTACATGCAGACCGTTAGCAATTGTTTATGCAAGTATCATTTAAAGGCAGAAAGCACTGAGATTCAGGTTCCCTTCAGGAACCACAGTGATACCAAATATTCCTTATATAACCAGTATCCAGAAGAGTGGGGGCAACTTCAAAAGCACAATGTGCAGTCTAGCTCGGGAAGCAGGTAGGGATATGGCTAGCCCTTCAATAGGTACTTGATGATGAACTATTTCCAGAAGGAGTAGGAGCTAATTGGCATAAAACTTCTTTTCAAAACCTGAGGGCCATGTGAGCTAGCCCAAGTAGCTATTATCttattctcagaaaattgaaccaGAAGCAGATTTTATAGGTAAAAGTGGGCTCACAGAGAAATGTAGCATGctttctgaaattttatttctatgtgaATATTTTAGTACCAGGAAGTACTCAGTATGGAacctagaacaacaacaaaaaaaggtcaACTTCAGCCTGATgatggtggcacacctttaatcccagcacttgggaggcagaggcaggtggatctctgagtttgaggccagcctggtttacaaactgtgtctcaaaaagcaaaaacaaaagcaaacagacaaaaaacagaACGGAAACAAACAGACATACCAAAAGCTCAACTTCAACTTCCAGtctaaacaaaaaaatcattgcaCAATAATATTCATATCCGAAAATTTGAGATGAAACTCAGCTACAAACACAAAACTCCTTTATTGGGAAGAATTATTATACCTGTTTAATGGAATACTTTAGGCAATAAGAAGGACCAACATGGTACATGCTGTAACATGGATAACCTGTAAAAAGATGCTAAATGAAAGAATCTATATAGCTTTAAGAAT
Encoded here:
- the Capn6 gene encoding calpain-6, giving the protein MGPPLKLFKNQKYQELKQECMKDGRLFCDPTFLPENDSLFFNRLLPGKVVWKRPQDISDDPHLIVGNISNHQLIQGRLGNKAMISAFSCLAVQESHWTKAIPNHKDQEWDPRKPEKYAGIFHFRFWHFGEWTEVVIDDLLPTINGDLVFSFSTSMNEFWNALLEKAYAKLLGCYEALDGLTITDIIMDFTGTLAEIIDMQKGRYTDLVEEKYKLFGELYKTFTKGGLICCSIESPSQEEQEVETDWGLLKGYTYTMTDIRKLRLGERLVEVFSTEKLYMVRLRNPLGRQEWSGPWSEISEEWQQLTVTDRKNLGLVMSDDGEFWMSLEDFCHNFHKLNVCRNVNNPVFGRKELESVVGCWTVDDDPLMNRSGGCYNNRDTFLQNPQYIFTVPEDGHKVIMSLQQKDLRTYRRMGRPDNYIIGFELFKVEMNRRFRLHHLYIQERAGTSTYIDTRTVFLSKYLKKGSYVLVPTMFQHGRTSEFLLRIFSEVPVQLRELTLDMPKMSCWNLARGYPKVVTQITVHSAEGLEKKYANETVNPYLIIKCGKEEVRSPVQKNTVHAIFDTQAIFYRRTTDIPIIIQVWNSRKFCDQFLGQVTLDADPSDCRDLKSLYLRKKGGPTAKVKQGHISFKVISSDDLTEL